One part of the Asterias amurensis chromosome 11, ASM3211899v1 genome encodes these proteins:
- the LOC139944090 gene encoding somatostatin receptor type 2-like, protein MAETHEILTILKILMPLVGSIGFVGNVLVCVTIIYTKKLHNVTNLMILNLAVADALVSVVAPLYPFLTLNFVLNVSSRTTYRENEVLNVMGTMLPLLPIAATIWMYIRILINLKQGARNLEGQGIQGPAQELHQAHKKVTSTLILMPLVGSIGLVGSIGFVGNVLVCVTIIYTKKLHNVTNVMILNLAVADALVSLCIPLGPFASLNYIQHVLYPSNNSTQCTATILFQFNSSWICYFVINSFGAHSVLSLTLANYEQFIGISRPLQYTSYFTRRKITLLLLAVWIIPVLVHLPQLLITVVQYRRDNCTIVELQEPLVIGIAAMLLLLLPIAATIWMYIRILINLKQGARNLEEQGIQGPAQELHQAHKKVTSTLAIITTAFFILVLPGAILFVIYLAFSPFGNLFIYLDREWRWNVVNLLTVMNSAINPVLYGFKYKQLRKAFISMVCRCYKQRQTNQIGPL, encoded by the exons ATGGCTGAAACTCATGAAATACTAACTATCTTAAAGATCCTGATGCCACTTGTTGGGAGTATTGGATTTGTTGGAAATGTTCTTGTATGTGTGACTATAATCTACACAAAGAAACTGCATAATGTGACAAACTTGATGATACTCAACCTCGCTGTTGCAGATGCATTAGTCTCCGTAGTTGCTCCGCTATATCCATTTCTTACTTTGAACTTCGTACTAAATGTGTCGAGTCGGACAA CTTATCGGGAAAATGAGGTGCTAAACGTCATGGGAACGATGTTACCCCTTCTACCCATTGCAGCTACAATTTGGATGTACATCAGAATCCTCATCAACCTGAAACAAGGAGCCAGAAACCTAGAAGGGCAAGGAATCCAGGGCCCAGCTCAAGAACTGCACCAAGCTCACAAGAAAGTCACCAGCACTCTT ATCCTGATGCCACTTGTTGGGAGTATTGGACTTGTTGGGAGTATTGGATTTGTTGGAAATGTTCTTGTATGCGTGACTATAATCTACACCAAGAAACTGCATAATGTGACCAATGTGATGATACTCAACCTCGCAGTTGCAGATGCTTTGGTCTCTCTATGTATTCCATTAGGACCATTCGCTTCTTTGAATTACATACAACATGTGTTGTACCCATCAAATAACAGCACCCAATGTACAGCAACCATACTTTTCCAATTCAACAGCAGttggatttgttattttgttatcaacAGTTTTGGCGCCCACTCTGTTCTCAGTCTCACATTGGCCAATTATGAACAATTTATTGGAATCAGTCGACCTTTGCAGTACACAAGCTACTTCACTAGAAGAAAGATCACGCTGTTGTTACTTGCTGTTTGGATAATTCCAGTATTAGTGCATTTGCCTCAATTGCTCATCACTGTAGTCCAGTATAGAAGAGACAATTGCACAATTGTAGAACTACAAGAACCTTTAGTGATTGGCATTGCAGCAATGCTGTTGCTCCTTCTACCCATTGCAGCTACAATTTGGATGTACATCAGAATCCTCATCAACCTGAAACAAGGAGCCAGAAACCTAGAAGAGCAAGGAATCCAGGGCCCAGCTCAAGAACTGCACCAAGCTCACAAGAAAGTCACCAGCACTCTTGCTATCATCACCACAGCTTTCTTCATTCTTGTTTTGCCTGgagccattttgtttgttatctATTTGGCATTTTCTCCATTTGGCAATTTGTTCATTTATCTAGATAGAGAATGGAGGTGGAATGTGGTCAATCTCTTGACAGTAATGAATTCTGCCATCAATCCAGTCTTATATGGATTCAAGTATAAACAGCTGAGAAAAGCATTCATATCCATGGTGTGTAGATGTTACAAACAGAGACAGACAAACCAAATTGGTCCATTATGA